One Oscillospiraceae bacterium genomic region harbors:
- a CDS encoding HAMP domain-containing histidine kinase translates to MKRSLALAVCGFSLVLALVGEWLADRQFTAALDTLADQAVLQHQRNLFGYADTLQEVKADDSPHMILADDSGTRYVNASDKAFAGQLYFDRQRLIVGSIPCTFALLDQTGRVIYSKLPDTIPESELAALKDADTTTMRLCGQTLLLCDQVAGASGQRVWVWMVTALDTSSAYAVRTATLRQWFLLQAVLTLAALLMVHHTTALQQLNDRQSRFVADLTHELKTPLTSMIGYADLLRGGELPPENQRRAADAIYHESTRLESLSQQLLSLQDLRQEALTLTAVPVAAAFEDVARSLPDCPVTLEKTCPEDAAVRADRVLLADLLRNLVLNAAHASAPGSTVTLRCLPAEDRWRLEVADTGCGIPPEALPHLTEPFYRVDKARARANGGSGVGLALCADIAAAFGAKLEFTSTVGEGTTVALTLPKEVYAHEEADD, encoded by the coding sequence ATGAAACGCTCCCTCGCCCTTGCTGTCTGCGGCTTTTCGCTGGTGCTGGCACTGGTGGGCGAGTGGCTGGCGGACCGCCAGTTCACCGCCGCGCTGGATACCTTGGCCGATCAGGCCGTACTGCAGCACCAGCGCAATCTGTTCGGCTATGCCGACACCCTGCAGGAAGTCAAGGCCGACGACTCGCCCCACATGATCCTGGCGGACGACAGCGGCACCCGCTATGTCAACGCCAGTGACAAAGCCTTTGCCGGGCAGCTGTATTTTGACCGCCAGCGGCTGATCGTGGGGTCGATCCCCTGCACCTTTGCCCTGCTGGACCAGACCGGCCGGGTCATCTACTCCAAGCTGCCCGACACCATCCCCGAAAGTGAATTGGCCGCACTGAAAGACGCCGACACAACCACGATGCGCCTTTGCGGGCAAACATTGCTGCTCTGCGATCAAGTCGCCGGGGCCAGCGGTCAGCGCGTCTGGGTCTGGATGGTCACAGCGCTGGATACCAGCTCGGCCTACGCGGTCCGCACCGCCACACTGCGCCAGTGGTTCTTGCTGCAGGCCGTACTGACGCTGGCGGCACTGTTGATGGTCCACCACACCACTGCCCTGCAGCAGCTGAACGACCGCCAAAGCCGCTTTGTGGCCGACCTGACCCATGAGCTGAAAACGCCCCTGACCAGTATGATCGGCTACGCCGACTTACTGCGCGGCGGCGAACTGCCGCCCGAAAACCAGCGCCGCGCCGCCGATGCCATCTACCATGAATCCACCCGGCTGGAAAGCCTGAGCCAACAGCTGCTCAGCCTGCAGGACCTGCGGCAGGAAGCCCTGACCCTGACCGCCGTGCCGGTGGCCGCCGCCTTTGAGGATGTGGCCCGCAGTCTGCCCGATTGCCCCGTGACCCTCGAAAAGACCTGCCCAGAGGACGCCGCCGTGCGGGCCGACCGGGTACTACTGGCAGACCTGCTGCGTAACCTTGTGTTGAACGCCGCCCACGCCAGCGCACCGGGCAGCACGGTTACGCTGCGCTGCCTGCCCGCCGAGGACCGCTGGCGGCTGGAGGTAGCCGACACCGGCTGCGGCATCCCGCCCGAGGCCCTGCCCCACCTGACCGAGCCGTTCTACCGGGTGGACAAGGCCCGGGCCCGGGCCAACGGCGGCAGCGGCGTGGGGCTGGCCCTTTGCGCCGACATTGCCGCCGCCTTTGGCGCCAAGCTGGAATTTACCAGCACCGTGGGCGAAGGCACCACCGTCGCCCTGACCCTGCCCAAGGAGGTGTACGCCCATGAAGAAGCTGACGATTGA
- a CDS encoding response regulator transcription factor has product MRPILIVEDEPAIADLIEMTLEPLGQPLIKAHTGNEAANLLESTLFDLILLDVMLPGVDGFTLMDYIAPTGTPVIFLTAKATVEDRVRGLRLGAYDYIVKPFAPPELLARVEGLLRHTGRRAATLQAFDAVIDPDNHIVTQNGTRVELTPREFDLLLALVRARGQLLYREALYERVWGLDSNAGPRTVDIHIHRLRKKLHWDDKIVTVPKVGYKLLP; this is encoded by the coding sequence ATGCGGCCTATCTTAATTGTCGAGGACGAGCCCGCCATTGCCGACTTAATTGAAATGACGCTGGAACCCCTGGGCCAGCCGCTCATCAAGGCACACACCGGCAACGAAGCCGCCAACCTGCTGGAGTCCACGCTGTTCGACCTTATTCTGCTGGACGTGATGCTGCCCGGCGTGGACGGCTTTACCCTGATGGACTACATTGCCCCTACGGGCACGCCGGTCATCTTTTTAACGGCCAAAGCCACGGTGGAGGACCGGGTGCGCGGGCTGCGGCTGGGCGCGTATGACTACATCGTCAAGCCCTTTGCCCCGCCGGAGCTGCTGGCCCGGGTGGAAGGCCTGCTGCGCCACACCGGCCGCCGGGCCGCCACACTGCAAGCTTTCGATGCCGTCATCGACCCGGACAACCACATCGTCACCCAAAACGGCACCCGCGTAGAGCTGACGCCCCGGGAGTTTGATCTGCTGCTGGCCCTTGTCCGTGCCCGGGGGCAGCTGCTCTACCGCGAGGCCCTGTATGAGCGAGTCTGGGGCCTGGACAGCAATGCCGGGCCGCGCACGGTAGACATCCACATCCACCGCCTGCGCAAAAAACTGCACTGGGATGATAAAATCGTGACCGTACCCAAGGTAGGGTACAAGTTATTGCCGTAG
- a CDS encoding TetM/TetW/TetO/TetS family tetracycline resistance ribosomal protection protein, giving the protein MKRLVIGLLAHVDSGKTTLAEGLLYRAGVLRKLGRVDHKDAFLDTDAQERARGITIFSKQAMLTLPALPDAEETTLTLLDTPGHVDFSAEAERALQVLDYAVLVISGTDGVQAHTETLWKLLARYRVPTFIFVNKMDLPGADAAVRLRELRGRFGDGCVDFTTVPDPEALALCSEPLMEEVLASGIPSRETLLMAIARRQVFPCFFGAALRLDGLDGLLHGLQSLTRMPHAWGEFGARVFKVSEDAGTRLSWLKVTGGVLHVKDTLPGGEKADTLRLYSGGKFRLVSECLPGTVVAVTGPANTRPGQGLGAEADASAPLLEPVLNYRVDCPDADPHTVLRALQTLEDEDPQLHVAWRADLAEVHVQLMGEVQLEILQNILQERFKLTVTFSEGGILYKETLTAAVEGIGHYEPLRHYAEVHLLLEPGLRGSGVQLAADCPPDSLAENWQRLVLTHLAERTHPGVLIGAPLTDVKITLAAGRAHQKHTEGGDFRQATYRAVRQGLRMAEAKNAVQLLEPWYEFTLELPVDCLGRAMADVQRMCGSFEPPLAQGDTVTLTGRLPVATARGYAREIAAYTHGLGRWSVLPAGYDACHNADEVLADFGYDPDADVENPADSVFCSHGAGYLVRWDEVPAKAHVDSGLARRLDSPAGVNTDAADEDEEVQANNARRRAAAYRGTLEQDKELLAIFERTYGKIKRRGQPAGADNDGKAARTAMHTRPAPVVTSSAPAKPQPTGPDYLLVDGYNVIFAWDELRKMAETNLDAARRRLMDILCNYAGYKRCVPILVFDAYKVRGGTREVEKHHNLYVVYTQEAETADMYIERTTHELAKDHRTRVVSSDGAEQIIVLGNGALRVSARAFAEEVAAVEKEIREFLQN; this is encoded by the coding sequence ATGAAACGACTCGTCATCGGTCTGCTGGCCCACGTGGACAGCGGCAAAACCACCCTGGCCGAGGGTCTGCTCTACCGTGCCGGTGTGCTGCGCAAGCTGGGCCGGGTGGACCATAAGGATGCCTTTCTGGACACCGACGCCCAGGAGCGCGCCCGGGGCATTACCATTTTCTCCAAGCAGGCCATGCTGACGCTGCCTGCCCTGCCGGACGCCGAGGAGACCACCCTGACCCTGCTGGACACCCCCGGCCACGTGGATTTTTCCGCCGAGGCCGAGCGCGCTTTGCAAGTGCTGGATTACGCGGTGCTGGTCATCAGCGGCACCGACGGCGTGCAGGCCCACACCGAAACGCTGTGGAAGCTGCTGGCACGTTACCGCGTACCTACCTTTATCTTCGTCAACAAGATGGACCTGCCCGGGGCGGATGCCGCCGTGCGCCTACGGGAGCTGCGTGGGCGGTTCGGGGATGGCTGTGTGGATTTCACCACCGTGCCGGACCCCGAGGCCCTGGCCCTGTGCAGCGAACCGCTGATGGAGGAAGTGCTGGCCAGCGGTATTCCCAGCCGCGAGACTCTGCTGATGGCTATTGCGCGGCGGCAGGTGTTCCCCTGCTTTTTTGGCGCAGCCCTGCGGCTGGACGGCCTGGATGGCCTGCTGCATGGTCTGCAATCCCTGACCCGGATGCCCCACGCCTGGGGCGAATTCGGCGCACGGGTGTTCAAAGTCAGCGAGGATGCTGGCACCCGCCTGAGCTGGCTGAAAGTAACCGGCGGTGTGCTGCACGTAAAAGATACGCTGCCGGGCGGCGAAAAGGCCGACACCCTTCGCCTGTACAGCGGCGGCAAGTTCCGGCTGGTCAGCGAGTGCCTGCCCGGCACCGTGGTGGCCGTGACCGGCCCCGCCAACACCCGCCCCGGCCAAGGCCTGGGGGCCGAGGCCGACGCCAGCGCCCCACTGCTGGAGCCGGTGCTGAACTACCGGGTGGATTGCCCCGACGCCGACCCCCACACCGTGTTAAGAGCGCTGCAAACCCTGGAGGACGAGGACCCGCAGCTGCATGTGGCCTGGCGCGCCGATCTGGCCGAGGTGCATGTGCAGCTGATGGGCGAAGTGCAGCTGGAAATTTTGCAGAACATCCTGCAGGAGCGGTTCAAGCTGACCGTCACCTTCAGCGAGGGCGGCATTTTGTACAAAGAGACCCTCACCGCTGCCGTCGAGGGCATCGGCCACTACGAGCCTCTGCGCCATTATGCCGAGGTGCACCTGCTGCTGGAGCCCGGCCTCCGGGGCAGCGGCGTGCAGCTGGCAGCGGACTGCCCGCCGGATAGTCTGGCCGAAAACTGGCAGCGCCTGGTGCTGACCCATCTGGCCGAGCGCACCCATCCCGGCGTGCTGATCGGTGCGCCGCTGACCGATGTGAAGATCACGCTCGCTGCAGGCCGCGCCCACCAAAAGCACACCGAGGGCGGGGACTTCCGCCAGGCCACCTACCGCGCCGTGCGCCAGGGCCTGCGGATGGCCGAAGCCAAAAACGCCGTGCAATTGTTGGAGCCGTGGTATGAGTTCACGCTGGAGCTGCCCGTCGATTGCCTGGGCCGCGCCATGGCCGATGTGCAGCGGATGTGCGGCAGCTTTGAGCCTCCCCTCGCCCAGGGCGACACCGTGACCCTGACCGGCCGCCTGCCGGTAGCCACTGCCCGGGGCTATGCCCGGGAAATTGCCGCCTACACCCACGGCCTGGGCCGCTGGTCTGTGCTGCCCGCCGGGTACGATGCCTGCCACAACGCCGACGAAGTGCTGGCTGACTTTGGCTACGACCCGGACGCCGACGTGGAGAACCCGGCCGACTCGGTCTTTTGCAGCCACGGCGCGGGGTATCTCGTCCGCTGGGATGAGGTGCCTGCCAAGGCCCATGTGGACAGCGGGCTTGCCCGCCGCCTGGACAGCCCCGCCGGGGTGAACACCGATGCCGCCGATGAGGACGAGGAAGTACAGGCCAACAACGCCCGCCGCCGCGCGGCCGCCTACCGGGGCACGCTGGAGCAGGACAAGGAACTGCTGGCGATTTTTGAGCGCACCTATGGCAAGATCAAGCGCCGTGGCCAGCCCGCCGGGGCGGATAACGACGGCAAAGCCGCCCGCACCGCCATGCACACCCGCCCGGCCCCGGTGGTGACTTCTTCCGCCCCTGCCAAGCCCCAACCCACCGGGCCGGACTACCTGCTGGTGGACGGCTACAACGTGATTTTTGCCTGGGATGAATTGCGCAAAATGGCCGAGACGAACCTGGATGCCGCCCGCCGCCGCCTGATGGACATTTTGTGCAACTACGCCGGGTACAAGCGCTGCGTGCCCATCTTGGTATTTGACGCTTACAAAGTACGCGGCGGCACGCGGGAAGTAGAAAAGCACCACAACCTGTACGTAGTCTACACCCAGGAGGCCGAGACCGCCGACATGTACATCGAGCGCACCACCCACGAGCTGGCCAAGGACCACCGCACCCGCGTGGTGAGCAGCGACGGTGCCGAGCAGATCATCGTGCTGGGCAACGGTGCCCTGCGCGTCTCCGCCCGCGCTTTCGCCGAGGAAGTAGCCGCAGTAGAAAAGGAAATACGAGAGTTTTTGCAGAATTGA
- a CDS encoding WecB/TagA/CpsF family glycosyltransferase gives MGVNIVVTDMEKTVRLLEEKLEDWRGKYICVANVHTTVTAHDDPTYQAVQNGAVMALPDGGPLSKFSREQGYVDAARVTGPDLMKEMLKESAGKHYRHYFYGSTQETLDILKATIEKNYPGAVIAGMYSPPFRPLTPEEDAAVIRRINETKPDFVWVGLGAPKQERWMAAHEDKVQAVMVGVGAAFDYEAGNIRRAPMWMQRHNLEWLYRLMQDPKRLFKRYLTTNIKYLWWTWKQ, from the coding sequence ATGGGCGTAAATATCGTTGTCACCGACATGGAAAAGACCGTCCGTCTACTGGAGGAAAAGCTGGAGGATTGGCGCGGCAAATACATCTGCGTGGCCAACGTCCACACCACTGTGACCGCCCACGACGACCCCACCTACCAGGCCGTGCAGAACGGCGCCGTAATGGCCCTTCCGGACGGCGGCCCGCTGTCCAAATTCAGCCGCGAGCAGGGCTATGTGGACGCCGCCCGCGTGACCGGCCCCGACCTGATGAAAGAGATGTTGAAAGAGAGCGCGGGCAAGCACTACCGCCACTATTTCTACGGCTCTACGCAGGAAACGCTGGATATTTTAAAGGCAACTATTGAGAAGAACTACCCCGGCGCGGTGATTGCCGGCATGTACTCGCCGCCGTTCCGTCCCCTCACGCCTGAGGAGGACGCCGCCGTCATCCGCCGCATCAACGAGACAAAGCCGGATTTCGTCTGGGTCGGCCTGGGTGCCCCCAAGCAGGAGCGCTGGATGGCCGCCCACGAGGACAAGGTACAGGCCGTGATGGTGGGTGTGGGTGCCGCTTTCGACTACGAAGCCGGCAACATCCGCCGCGCCCCCATGTGGATGCAGCGCCACAACCTGGAATGGCTGTACCGCCTGATGCAGGACCCCAAGCGCCTGTTTAAGCGCTACCTGACCACCAACATCAAATACCTGTGGTGGACCTGGAAACAATGA
- the glpK gene encoding glycerol kinase GlpK — MKKYIMALDAGTTSNRCILFDHDGKICSVAQKEFTQYFPKPGWVEHDANEIWTTQLGVALSAMNKIGATAEDIAAIGIANQRETTIVWDRDTGEPIYHAIVWQCRRTSEYCDKLKAEGYTEMIREKTGLIIDAYFSATKLKWILDNVEGAREKAEAGQLMFGTVETWLIWKLTCGKVHVTDYSNASRTMLFNIHTLDWDDDILKLLDIPRSVLPKPVSNSEFYEYADPMHFCGAIKIAGAAGDQQAALFGQTCFNKGEAKNTYGTGGFLLMNTGDHPVRSKNGLLTTIAWGLNGQVNYALEGSIFVAGAAIQWLRDELKILEDSRDSEYMARKVPDTNGCYVVPAFTGLGAPHWDQYARGTIVGLTRGCNKNHIIRATLDSLCYQVNDVLDAMSADSGIRLSTLKVDGGAAANNYLLQTQADISNAPVERPSSVETTALGAAYLAGLAVGFWSGPEELAKKHAIDKMFVPDISEEERRKRLRGWHKAVRCAYNWARDDDEDE, encoded by the coding sequence ATGAAAAAGTACATTATGGCGCTTGACGCCGGAACGACCTCGAACCGCTGCATTCTGTTTGACCACGACGGCAAAATTTGCAGCGTGGCCCAGAAAGAATTCACCCAGTATTTCCCCAAACCGGGCTGGGTCGAGCATGATGCCAACGAGATCTGGACCACCCAGCTGGGCGTGGCCCTCTCTGCCATGAACAAGATTGGTGCCACCGCCGAGGATATCGCCGCCATCGGCATTGCCAACCAGCGCGAGACCACCATCGTGTGGGACCGCGACACCGGCGAGCCGATCTACCACGCCATTGTGTGGCAGTGCCGCCGCACCAGCGAATACTGCGATAAGCTGAAAGCCGAAGGCTACACCGAGATGATCCGGGAAAAGACCGGTCTGATCATTGATGCTTACTTTTCCGCCACCAAATTAAAGTGGATCCTGGACAACGTAGAGGGTGCGCGGGAAAAGGCCGAGGCCGGGCAGCTGATGTTCGGCACCGTGGAGACCTGGCTGATCTGGAAGCTGACCTGCGGCAAGGTGCATGTGACCGACTACTCCAACGCCAGCCGAACGATGCTGTTCAACATCCACACGCTGGATTGGGACGACGACATCCTGAAGCTGCTGGACATCCCCCGCAGCGTGCTCCCCAAGCCCGTTTCCAACAGCGAATTTTACGAGTATGCTGACCCGATGCACTTCTGCGGCGCCATCAAAATCGCCGGTGCAGCAGGCGACCAGCAGGCCGCGCTGTTCGGCCAGACCTGCTTTAACAAGGGCGAGGCCAAAAACACCTACGGCACCGGCGGCTTTTTGCTGATGAACACCGGCGACCACCCCGTGCGCAGCAAAAACGGCCTGCTGACTACCATCGCCTGGGGGCTGAATGGCCAGGTGAACTATGCGCTGGAAGGTTCCATTTTCGTCGCCGGTGCAGCCATTCAATGGCTTCGGGACGAGCTGAAGATTTTGGAGGACAGCCGCGACTCCGAGTACATGGCCCGCAAGGTGCCGGACACCAACGGCTGCTACGTGGTGCCCGCCTTCACCGGTCTGGGCGCCCCCCACTGGGACCAGTACGCCCGCGGCACCATCGTAGGCCTGACCCGCGGCTGCAACAAAAACCATATCATCCGCGCCACGCTGGACAGCCTGTGCTATCAGGTCAACGACGTGCTGGACGCCATGAGTGCCGACTCCGGCATCCGCCTGTCCACGCTGAAAGTGGACGGCGGCGCGGCGGCCAACAACTACCTGCTGCAGACCCAGGCCGACATCAGCAACGCGCCGGTGGAGCGGCCTTCCTCGGTGGAGACCACCGCCCTGGGTGCGGCGTACCTGGCAGGTCTGGCCGTCGGCTTCTGGTCCGGGCCGGAGGAACTGGCGAAAAAACACGCTATCGACAAAATGTTTGTGCCTGACATCTCCGAGGAAGAGCGCCGCAAGCGGCTGCGCGGCTGGCACAAGGCCGTACGCTGCGCCTACAACTGGGCGCGGGACGACGACGAGGACGAATAA
- a CDS encoding sigma-70 family RNA polymerase sigma factor, with translation MEDAAIVALYWARDEQALAETATKFGAYCRKIADNILHSAHDVEECENDTWLAAWNSMPDNRPARLAPYLGRITRNLALDRLDKATAQKRGSGQTFAPLDELAECVAAPGSVEDTFDAAETGRLISEFLRTLPEGTRNIFLRRYWYCDATADIAARYGLTESKVRVTLHRTRGKLAAYLQKKGVAV, from the coding sequence ATGGAGGATGCTGCCATCGTGGCCCTGTACTGGGCCCGGGACGAGCAGGCACTGGCCGAGACCGCCACTAAGTTCGGCGCGTACTGCCGCAAAATTGCCGACAATATCCTGCACAGCGCCCACGACGTGGAAGAATGTGAAAACGATACCTGGCTGGCCGCCTGGAACAGTATGCCGGATAACCGGCCCGCACGGCTGGCCCCCTACCTGGGGCGCATCACCCGCAACCTGGCGCTGGACCGCCTGGACAAAGCCACGGCCCAAAAGCGCGGCAGTGGGCAGACCTTTGCACCGCTGGACGAATTGGCCGAGTGCGTGGCCGCCCCCGGCAGTGTGGAGGATACCTTCGACGCCGCCGAGACCGGGCGGCTCATCAGCGAGTTTTTGCGCACCCTGCCCGAGGGGACCCGCAATATTTTTCTGCGGCGGTACTGGTACTGCGATGCCACCGCCGACATTGCGGCGCGTTACGGCTTGACCGAGAGCAAGGTCCGCGTGACGCTGCACCGCACCCGCGGCAAGCTGGCCGCATACTTACAAAAGAAAGGGGTGGCCGTATGA
- a CDS encoding magnesium transporter CorA family protein: protein MMKIYRTQDKQLTRVDEIGEGCWVCLNSPDENEARLVASTLDIEPADLMAATDPEESARISLEDGYTLIIVDIPIKVPDSGEGIYTTIPLGIILTQELIITVCSVDTPVIGDFTACRVKGFSTRKKMRFVYQLLYRAASMYQQELRLIDRRRQAIEKNLSGDLKDSDLMELHGLESTLVYFATSLRANATVLDRLTRYKRLEQYPDDRELLDDVIVEIRQAIEMTSIYRDDIKGTRELFSSILDNRLNNAMKYLTSITLLMAVPTVISGLYGMNVQADGMPFANSTAGFAIVLGLTLALCILSAWVLHKKHML, encoded by the coding sequence ATGATGAAGATTTACCGTACCCAGGACAAGCAGCTTACCCGCGTTGATGAGATCGGCGAGGGGTGCTGGGTCTGCCTGAACAGCCCGGATGAAAACGAGGCCCGCCTGGTGGCCTCTACCTTAGATATAGAGCCTGCCGACCTGATGGCCGCTACCGACCCGGAAGAGTCGGCCCGTATCAGCCTGGAGGATGGCTACACCCTCATCATCGTGGACATTCCCATCAAGGTGCCTGACTCCGGCGAGGGCATCTACACCACCATCCCGTTGGGCATCATCCTGACGCAGGAGCTGATCATCACGGTCTGCTCGGTGGACACACCTGTTATCGGCGACTTCACCGCCTGCCGGGTCAAGGGCTTTTCCACCCGCAAAAAGATGCGGTTCGTCTACCAGCTGCTCTACCGTGCGGCCTCGATGTACCAGCAGGAGCTGCGGCTCATTGACCGCCGCCGCCAGGCCATTGAGAAAAACCTGTCCGGCGACTTGAAGGACAGCGACCTGATGGAATTGCACGGCTTAGAGTCCACGTTGGTCTACTTTGCCACCAGCTTACGGGCCAATGCCACGGTTCTGGACCGCCTGACCCGCTACAAACGGCTGGAGCAGTACCCCGACGACCGCGAACTGCTGGACGACGTTATCGTTGAGATCCGCCAGGCCATCGAGATGACCAGCATCTACCGCGACGATATAAAAGGTACGCGGGAGCTGTTCAGCTCGATTTTGGACAACCGCCTAAACAACGCCATGAAATATCTGACCAGCATCACCCTGCTGATGGCCGTGCCAACCGTCATCAGCGGCCTGTACGGCATGAACGTGCAGGCGGACGGCATGCCTTTTGCCAACTCCACCGCCGGTTTCGCCATCGTGCTGGGGCTAACGCTGGCACTGTGCATCCTGTCGGCCTGGGTGCTGCACAAAAAACACATGTTGTAA
- a CDS encoding DUF2116 family Zn-ribbon domain-containing protein, translating into MKKCKYCGNELNGTSEFCCNECESNYKEALEKDSRKTKYFILGIALGFLILLYGIALSNRASAIGIGIIVMGIDVVLLPFTTPETAELLGYQKAKLVGRLLGILLIAVGIWVGFL; encoded by the coding sequence ATGAAGAAATGTAAATACTGCGGGAATGAACTAAATGGCACTTCCGAATTTTGCTGCAATGAATGCGAAAGCAACTATAAAGAAGCGCTGGAAAAAGATAGCCGTAAAACCAAGTATTTTATTTTGGGCATTGCTTTAGGTTTTCTCATTCTACTTTATGGCATCGCCCTAAGTAATCGCGCTTCCGCAATCGGAATCGGAATTATAGTAATGGGTATTGATGTTGTCTTACTTCCATTTACTACTCCTGAAACAGCAGAACTTTTAGGATACCAAAAAGCAAAACTTGTGGGCAGATTATTAGGCATACTACTTATTGCCGTTGGTATATGGGTAGGTTTTCTCTAA
- a CDS encoding TIGR00730 family Rossman fold protein produces MNVTVYLGANYGTDPALQTTVAELGQWIGKSGHTLVYGGSASGLMGVLARSVMAAGGPVIGVEPQFFIDEGYELDGLTQLIVTQDMTERKAKMIELGDAFIAFPGGTGTLEEITEVMSKVSLKHLDAPCILYNLNNYYDSLKSLLDHMIETGLSTPARQEGIYFAADLAEIKQILGEA; encoded by the coding sequence ATGAATGTTACTGTATATTTAGGCGCCAATTATGGCACAGACCCCGCCCTGCAAACTACCGTGGCCGAGCTGGGGCAATGGATCGGCAAAAGCGGCCACACGCTGGTCTACGGCGGCTCTGCCAGCGGCCTGATGGGTGTGCTGGCCCGCAGCGTAATGGCCGCCGGCGGTCCCGTGATCGGCGTAGAACCGCAGTTTTTCATTGATGAAGGCTACGAGCTGGACGGCCTGACGCAGTTGATCGTCACGCAGGACATGACCGAGCGCAAAGCCAAAATGATCGAGCTGGGCGATGCTTTTATCGCGTTCCCAGGCGGCACCGGCACGCTGGAGGAGATCACTGAGGTCATGTCGAAAGTGTCCCTCAAGCACCTGGATGCTCCCTGCATCCTCTACAACCTCAACAACTATTACGACAGCCTAAAATCCCTGTTGGACCACATGATCGAAACCGGCCTCTCCACCCCCGCCCGCCAGGAGGGCATCTACTTTGCCGCTGATTTGGCAGAGATCAAGCAGATTCTGGGCGAGGCATAA
- a CDS encoding diguanylate cyclase has product MKKIRIERVSIGSIAVTILLGILLVFVSSECTQQFAALQTATDEYIECENQASELQAASDYLAEQVRLFVVTGQREYMDLYFEEKDVTRRQEKAFAYLEQEFDGTTSLESLKTALNSTKNLSYADRYAMRLAAEAYIADGESWPEAIRAVTLHESDQRMTDSEKIRKAQQLVCNDQYQTLRENINDNVAACTQSLIEQTKNRQNNAATVFSDIYFRFEISVVALILMVLMMCAIVQHLIVKPLLLYGKSIQNGEIFPVVGAAELQNLAVTYNKVYLENQETQKLIRHEAEHDALTDALNRGSFEKILSIYEKGQSDFAMIICDVDSFKTVNDTYGHAVGDEILKKVASLLQKAFRSIDYVCRIGGDEFAVIMVDMTTDLTNTVKEKIDIVNDLLSNPADGLPPVSLSVGVAFSDRQDPGESIFKDADHALYHVKQHGKHGCGFYGAEQEPCAEPDAAVPMSETE; this is encoded by the coding sequence GTGAAGAAAATACGGATCGAACGGGTCAGCATTGGGAGCATTGCGGTGACCATTCTGCTGGGCATCCTGCTTGTGTTTGTTTCGTCTGAGTGCACGCAGCAGTTTGCGGCGTTGCAGACCGCCACGGATGAATATATTGAGTGCGAAAACCAGGCAAGTGAGCTGCAGGCGGCATCGGATTATCTGGCCGAGCAGGTGCGGCTGTTTGTGGTGACCGGGCAGCGAGAGTACATGGACCTTTACTTTGAGGAAAAGGACGTGACCCGGCGCCAGGAGAAGGCGTTCGCCTATTTGGAACAGGAATTTGACGGAACAACGTCGTTGGAATCACTGAAAACTGCGCTGAACAGCACCAAAAATCTGAGCTATGCCGACCGTTATGCCATGCGGCTGGCGGCCGAGGCCTACATTGCGGACGGGGAAAGCTGGCCGGAGGCCATCCGGGCGGTGACGCTGCACGAGAGCGACCAGCGGATGACCGACAGCGAGAAGATCCGCAAGGCACAGCAGCTGGTTTGCAACGACCAGTACCAGACGCTGCGGGAGAACATCAACGACAATGTTGCGGCCTGCACCCAAAGCCTGATCGAACAGACGAAGAACCGCCAAAACAACGCAGCAACGGTGTTCAGTGACATTTATTTTAGGTTTGAGATCAGCGTAGTGGCGTTGATTTTGATGGTGCTGATGATGTGCGCCATCGTGCAGCATTTAATCGTAAAGCCGCTGCTGCTGTACGGAAAGAGCATCCAGAACGGGGAGATCTTTCCGGTGGTGGGCGCGGCGGAGCTGCAAAACCTGGCCGTGACCTACAACAAAGTCTACCTGGAAAACCAGGAGACGCAGAAGCTCATCCGTCATGAGGCCGAGCATGACGCACTGACCGATGCGCTGAATCGAGGGTCGTTTGAGAAGATTTTGTCCATTTACGAGAAGGGGCAGTCAGACTTTGCCATGATCATCTGCGATGTGGACAGCTTCAAGACCGTTAACGACACCTACGGCCATGCGGTAGGCGATGAAATTTTGAAAAAGGTGGCATCCCTGCTGCAGAAAGCGTTCCGCAGCATCGACTATGTCTGCCGCATCGGCGGCGACGAGTTCGCGGTCATTATGGTGGATATGACCACCGACCTGACCAACACTGTTAAAGAAAAAATCGATATAGTCAACGACCTGCTGAGCAACCCGGCCGACGGGTTGCCGCCTGTCTCGCTGAGCGTTGGCGTGGCGTTTTCTGACCGGCAGGACCCGGGGGAGAGCATCTTTAAGGATGCCGACCACGCGCTGTACCATGTAAAGCAGCACGGCAAGCATGGCTGCGGCTTTTATGGCGCAGAGCAGGAGCCTTGCGCGGAGCCGGATGCCGCAGTACCCATGAGCGAAACTGAATAG